A window from Theropithecus gelada isolate Dixy chromosome 1, Tgel_1.0, whole genome shotgun sequence encodes these proteins:
- the EFHD2 gene encoding EF-hand domain-containing protein D2 isoform X1 produces the protein MATDELATKLSRRLQMEGEGGGETPEQPGLNGAAAAAAGAPDEAAEALGSADCELSAKLLRRADLNQGIGEPQSPSRRVFNPYTEFKEFSRKQIKDMEKMFKQYDAGRDGFIDLMELKLMMEKLGAPQTHLGLKNMIKEVDEDFDSKLSFREFLLIFRKAAAGELQEDSGLCVLARLSEIDVSSEGVKGAKSFFEAKVQAINVSSRFEEEIKAEQEERKKQAEEMKQRKAAFKELQSTFK, from the exons ATGGCCACGGACGAGCTGGCCACCAAGCTGAGCCGGCGGCTGCAGATGGAGGGCGAGGGCGGCGGCGAGACCCCGGAGCAACCCGGGCTGAacggggcggcggcggcggcggcgggggcgccCGACGAGGCGGCCGAGGCGCTGGGCAGCGCGGACTGCGAGCTGAGCGCCAAGCTGCTGCGGCGCGCCGACCTCAACCAGGGCATCGGCGAGCCCCAGTCGCCCAGCCGCCGCGTCTTCAACCCCTACACCGAGTTCAAGGAGTTCTCCAGGAAGCAGATCAAGGACATGGAGAAGATGTTCAAGCA GTATGATGCCGGGCGGGACGGCTTCATCGACCTGATGGAGCTAAAGCTCATGATGGAGAAACTTGGGGCCCCTCAGACCCACCTGGGCCTGAAAAACATGATCAAGGAGGTGGATGAGGACTTTGACAGCAAGCTGAGCTTCCGGGAG TTCCTCCTGATCTTCCGCAAGGCAGCGGCCGGGGAGCTTCAGGAGGACAGCGGGCTGTGCGTGCTGGCCCGCCTCTCCGAGATCGACGTCTCCAGTGAGGGCGTCAAGGGGGCCAAGAGCTTCTTTGAGGCCAAG GTCCAGGCCATCAACGTGTCCAGCCGCTTCGAGGAGGAGATCAAGGCGGAGCAGGAGGAACGGAAGAAGCAGGCGGAGGAGATGAAGCAGCGGAAAGCGGCCTTCAAGGAGCTGCAGTCCACGTTTAAGTAG
- the EFHD2 gene encoding EF-hand domain-containing protein D2 isoform X3 → MATDELATKLSRRLQMEGEGGGETPEQPGLNGAAAAAAGAPDEAAEALGSADCELSAKLLRRADLNQGIGEPQSPSRRVFNPYTEFKEFSRKQIKDMEKMFKQYDAGRDGFIDLMELKLMMEKLGAPQTHLGLKNMIKEVDEDFDSKLSFREVQAINVSSRFEEEIKAEQEERKKQAEEMKQRKAAFKELQSTFK, encoded by the exons ATGGCCACGGACGAGCTGGCCACCAAGCTGAGCCGGCGGCTGCAGATGGAGGGCGAGGGCGGCGGCGAGACCCCGGAGCAACCCGGGCTGAacggggcggcggcggcggcggcgggggcgccCGACGAGGCGGCCGAGGCGCTGGGCAGCGCGGACTGCGAGCTGAGCGCCAAGCTGCTGCGGCGCGCCGACCTCAACCAGGGCATCGGCGAGCCCCAGTCGCCCAGCCGCCGCGTCTTCAACCCCTACACCGAGTTCAAGGAGTTCTCCAGGAAGCAGATCAAGGACATGGAGAAGATGTTCAAGCA GTATGATGCCGGGCGGGACGGCTTCATCGACCTGATGGAGCTAAAGCTCATGATGGAGAAACTTGGGGCCCCTCAGACCCACCTGGGCCTGAAAAACATGATCAAGGAGGTGGATGAGGACTTTGACAGCAAGCTGAGCTTCCGGGAG GTCCAGGCCATCAACGTGTCCAGCCGCTTCGAGGAGGAGATCAAGGCGGAGCAGGAGGAACGGAAGAAGCAGGCGGAGGAGATGAAGCAGCGGAAAGCGGCCTTCAAGGAGCTGCAGTCCACGTTTAAGTAG
- the EFHD2 gene encoding EF-hand domain-containing protein D2 isoform X2, translated as MATDELATKLSRRLQMEGEGGGETPEQPGLNGAAAAAAGAPDEAAEALGSADCELSAKLLRRADLNQGIGEPQSPSRRVFNPYTEFKEFSRKQIKDMEKMFKQYDAGRDGFIDLMELKLMMEKLGAPQTHLGLKNMIKEVDEDFDSKLSFREFLLIFRKAAAGELQEDSGLCVLARLSEIDVSSEGVKGAKSFFEAKWHWVGPWAPRTGSRGSGWQRLK; from the exons ATGGCCACGGACGAGCTGGCCACCAAGCTGAGCCGGCGGCTGCAGATGGAGGGCGAGGGCGGCGGCGAGACCCCGGAGCAACCCGGGCTGAacggggcggcggcggcggcggcgggggcgccCGACGAGGCGGCCGAGGCGCTGGGCAGCGCGGACTGCGAGCTGAGCGCCAAGCTGCTGCGGCGCGCCGACCTCAACCAGGGCATCGGCGAGCCCCAGTCGCCCAGCCGCCGCGTCTTCAACCCCTACACCGAGTTCAAGGAGTTCTCCAGGAAGCAGATCAAGGACATGGAGAAGATGTTCAAGCA GTATGATGCCGGGCGGGACGGCTTCATCGACCTGATGGAGCTAAAGCTCATGATGGAGAAACTTGGGGCCCCTCAGACCCACCTGGGCCTGAAAAACATGATCAAGGAGGTGGATGAGGACTTTGACAGCAAGCTGAGCTTCCGGGAG TTCCTCCTGATCTTCCGCAAGGCAGCGGCCGGGGAGCTTCAGGAGGACAGCGGGCTGTGCGTGCTGGCCCGCCTCTCCGAGATCGACGTCTCCAGTGAGGGCGTCAAGGGGGCCAAGAGCTTCTTTGAGGCCAAG TGGCACTGGGTGGGCCCCTGGGCTCCCCGGACAGGAAGCAGAGGATCAGGATGGCAGCGGCTTAAGTGA